The genomic stretch TCGAGCACGCGCAGGAAGGTGGGGCGGTTGAGCAGGCCGGTGCTCTGGTCGCGCTGGCGCAGTTCCTCGACCTCGCGGGCCAGCTCCGGGTCCACCTCGGCGGCCTGGTGGCGGAAGATCACCTGCTGGCAGGCCTCGCCCTGGTATTGCGCGGCGGTGAATTCCATCACCGCCGGGAACTCGTTGCCGTCGGCGTCGTGCGCGGTCAGCTCGTAGCGCGGCGGCGCTTCCTCGCCCTTGGACAGGCTCTTGAGCAGCGCCTTGAACGCGGTCACGTCGCCGGGCGCCACCAGGTCGAGCAGCGACATGCCCTCGATGTCCTCGAACGATTCGAAGCCGAACATCTCCAGGTAGGCCTGGTTGGCCCGGATGTGCATGCCTTCGTGGATGTATGCGATGGGCTCGCGCGAGGAATCGATCAGCATGTCGCAGCGGCGCTGGGTCTCGCGCATCTGCGCCTCCAGCCGGCGCTGGGTGCGACGGGCCTCCAGCGCCTGCCATTCCGTCTGCACGGTCTTCAGGAACTGCTGCGGGCGGTCGCGCAGGGCCACCGCCTGCGCGCCCAGCGCCTGCACGTTCTCGAGGATGTCGTCGCTGATGCCGTCCAGCGTGGCCAGCAGCGGGACGTCGCGGCCGCAGCCGATGACCGCCTTGGCCACCTGCTCGAAGGGCAGCAGGGCGGAGGCATAGTCGGCCAGCACCATGTCGACCGGTTGCCCGGCCAGCATCTCGACCATCTCATCCAGCGATTCCGGGCGCAGTGGGCGCACCGCGGTACCGGCGTTGCGCAGGCGGCTGACCAGGGCCTCGGCCTCGTTGACCAGATCGGCCACCAGCATCAGTCGCAGCGCAATGTCTTTGCCTGTGGCCATGCGGAAGATCTTGCGGTGTTCGTTGCCGACAGGCTACATCATCCTGCCGCGGCTGTAGCCCCCCGCAGAAGAGGGGTCTTGCCCGGCTGGCCGGCGATTTCACGCACCAGCTTCGGCACCAGGTAACCCGGCAGGCGCGCCGCCAGCGCGGCATGCAGTGCCAGAGCGGTGGCGTCGTCGACCTCGAAGTGGGCGGCGCCGGCGACGCGATCCAGCTGGTGCAGGTAGTAGGGCAGCACGCCGGCTTCGTGACCGCGCTCGCACAGAGCGGCCAGTGCCTCGACGGAGTCGTTGACCCCGCGCAGCAGCACCGCCTGGTTGAGCAGGGTGGCGCCGGCTGCCCGCAACGCCGCCATCGCGGCATCGACCGACGGGTCGAATTCGTTGGCGTGGTTGGCGTGGACGACCACTGCGACCGGCCAGGGCAGGCCGCGCAGCCACGCCAGCAGGCCCCCGTCCACCCGCTCCGGCAGCACGATCGGCAGGCGGGTGTGGATGCGCAGTCGGCGGAGGTGCGGGATGCCGCGCAGCGCGTCGGTCAGTTCGGCCAGCTTGTGGTCGGCCAGCGACAGCGGGTCGCCGCCGGACAGGATCACCTCGTGCACCGTGGCATCGGCCGCGATCAGTGCCACCGCCTCGCGCCAGCCGCCGGCCGCCGCGGTGTCCTCGGCATAGGGATAGTGGCGGCGGAAGCAGTAGCGGCAGTTGACCGCGCAGCTGCCGGTGGCGATCAGCAGGGCGCGGCCGTTGTATTTCTGGATCACGCCGTGGCCGCTGCGGGCAGCGGTGTCGCCGACCGCATCCAGGGCGAAGCCGGGGGCCACCTGGTCCTCGTCCAGCACCGGCAGCACCTGCCGCAGCAGCGGATCCCGTGCATCGCCGGGACGCATGCGGGCGACGAAGCCGCGCGGGACGCGCAGCGGGAACTGCTGGGTGGCGGCGTCGGACAGGCCATCGGCCAGGGTGTCCAGGCCCAGCATCGCGAGCAGCTGGCGGGGGTCGCGCACGGCGTCGCGCCACAGCGCCTGCCAGCGCTGTTGCTCGCCTTGCTGCAATGGGGTAGGGGCTGCGGGTATCATGTCGGGCTGCAAGAAAACCGTTCCGGCCACGCCGGAATCCTCGCCAAACTCACAGTTTAGCCGCCCGGACGGGTGGCCCCAAGGAGCACCCATGGCCACTCTGGGCATGAACGACGTCAAATCCGGCCAGAAGATCCTCGTCAACAACGAGCCCGCGGTCATTTTCGAAACCGATTACGTGAAGCCGGGCAAGGGCCAGGCCTTCACCCGCGTGCGCTACCGCCAGATCCGCACTGGCCGGGTGCAGGAAATCACCATGAAGTCCACCGATTCGGTGGAGGCCGCGGACGTGGTCGATACCGACATGCAGTACCTGTACACCGATGGCGAGTACTGGCACTTCATGAACCAGGAGACCTTCGAGCAGGTGCAGGCCGACAAGGCCGGCGTCGGTGATGCCGCCAAGTGGATCAAGGGCGAGGAAGACTGCGTGGTCACCCTGTTCAACGGCAACCCGATCCAGGTGACCCCGCCGAACTTCGTCGAGCTGAAGATCGTCGAAACCGATCCGGGCGTGAAGGGTGATACCGCCGGCACCGGTGGCAAGCCGGCCACCCTGGAAACCGGCGCAGTGGTGCGCGTGCCGCTGTTTGTCGCCCAGGATGAAATCATCAAGGTCGATACCCGCAGCGGCGAATACGTCAGCCGGGTGAAGTAAGCAATGACGGATACCGCCCCGCAGCCCTGCGATCTGCTGATCGAAGCCGGCTGGGTGGTCCCGGTGGTCCCGCACGGCGTGGTCCTCCCGGATCACGCCGTTGCCGTTTCTGCCGGCGCCATCGTTGCCGTGCTGCCCATCGCCGAGGCACGCACGCGCTTCGCTGCGAAGGAAACCGTGTCGCGCCCGGACGCCGCGCTGATCCCCGGCTTGGTCAACGCCCACACCCACAACCCGATGACCCTGCTACGCGGGATCGCCGACGACCTGCCGTTGATGAACTGGTTGCGCGAGCACATCTGGCCGGTGGAAGCGGCGGTGATCGGGCCGGAGTTCGTGGCCGACGGCATGGCGC from Thermomonas sp. XSG encodes the following:
- the efp gene encoding elongation factor P, with translation MATLGMNDVKSGQKILVNNEPAVIFETDYVKPGKGQAFTRVRYRQIRTGRVQEITMKSTDSVEAADVVDTDMQYLYTDGEYWHFMNQETFEQVQADKAGVGDAAKWIKGEEDCVVTLFNGNPIQVTPPNFVELKIVETDPGVKGDTAGTGGKPATLETGAVVRVPLFVAQDEIIKVDTRSGEYVSRVK
- the epmB gene encoding EF-P beta-lysylation protein EpmB; the encoded protein is MIPAAPTPLQQGEQQRWQALWRDAVRDPRQLLAMLGLDTLADGLSDAATQQFPLRVPRGFVARMRPGDARDPLLRQVLPVLDEDQVAPGFALDAVGDTAARSGHGVIQKYNGRALLIATGSCAVNCRYCFRRHYPYAEDTAAAGGWREAVALIAADATVHEVILSGGDPLSLADHKLAELTDALRGIPHLRRLRIHTRLPIVLPERVDGGLLAWLRGLPWPVAVVVHANHANEFDPSVDAAMAALRAAGATLLNQAVLLRGVNDSVEALAALCERGHEAGVLPYYLHQLDRVAGAAHFEVDDATALALHAALAARLPGYLVPKLVREIAGQPGKTPLLRGATAAAG